A single genomic interval of Brevibacillus brevis harbors:
- a CDS encoding phosphotransferase, with protein sequence MNKGILSTIEKAFRCQIYGAKPKRNVNLLKTDRGHWILKGYKQVEKAVWVTELADALHEKGFHHTVQYVASQEGSKIFTFEDRYYTIMKMIDGHEADNASLFDVKKTAETLARFHVAAQGFPIAHTYAYEGKPALLDKWESRLEYFERLMWSVEQKGPQTKLEQLISHQADHVLRDGKELLQSAYKLPLTPEMFLAMEKGTLAHRDVASHNFLLTERGNCYLIDLDTVGHDLQLVDLVQLMSRMLLMQEYRMDSFVEAMEAYSNVNYLSDTQIWAVHQLLRYPDNFLREVTGLYSQRPGYHMKGVMQLIQMEGKLMANRQRFLNDGERIFQRSPWGQYHFVG encoded by the coding sequence ATGAACAAGGGAATCTTATCCACCATTGAAAAGGCTTTTCGCTGTCAAATTTACGGGGCGAAGCCGAAGCGAAATGTCAACCTGTTAAAAACAGACCGGGGCCACTGGATACTCAAAGGATATAAGCAGGTCGAAAAAGCTGTGTGGGTGACAGAGTTAGCGGATGCACTGCATGAGAAGGGCTTTCATCATACCGTGCAGTATGTGGCGAGTCAGGAAGGGTCCAAAATTTTTACATTTGAAGATCGTTATTACACCATCATGAAAATGATTGATGGGCATGAAGCAGATAACGCTTCTCTTTTCGATGTCAAAAAAACAGCGGAAACATTAGCGCGTTTTCATGTTGCAGCTCAAGGTTTTCCTATTGCGCATACGTATGCGTATGAAGGAAAACCGGCTCTTTTAGATAAATGGGAGAGCCGCTTGGAATACTTTGAGCGGTTGATGTGGTCAGTTGAACAAAAAGGACCCCAGACAAAACTGGAGCAACTCATTTCGCACCAGGCAGATCACGTTCTTCGAGATGGCAAGGAGCTGCTGCAATCTGCCTACAAGCTGCCTTTGACGCCAGAAATGTTTTTAGCCATGGAGAAGGGGACACTCGCGCATAGAGACGTGGCGAGTCATAACTTTTTGCTTACGGAGCGAGGCAATTGCTATTTGATTGACCTTGACACAGTAGGTCATGATCTTCAGCTTGTTGACCTGGTGCAATTGATGTCGCGGATGCTATTGATGCAAGAGTACCGCATGGATTCCTTTGTGGAAGCGATGGAAGCCTATAGTAACGTCAACTATTTATCTGATACCCAGATTTGGGCTGTTCATCAATTGCTTCGCTATCCGGATAATTTCTTGCGGGAGGTAACGGGCTTGTATAGTCAGCGTCCAGGCTACCACATGAAGGGCGTCATGCAGCTGATCCAAATGGAAGGCAAATTGATGGCGAATCGCCAACGCTTTTTAAACGATGGAGAACGAATTTTCCAGCGCTCTCCGTGGGGTCAATACCATTTTGTCGGATAG
- a CDS encoding bifunctional 2',3'-cyclic-nucleotide 2'-phosphodiesterase/3'-nucleotidase, whose product MKKTNKKMLTAFLLSTSLVVGALSFPLTPVSAQTGSVLKLRLLETTDIHTNIVNYDYYQDKNTDEFGLAKTATLVKKAREEVKNSILIDNGDLLQGNPLGDYVAKIDPLKAGDTHPAYKAMNLMDYDVANIGNHEFNFGLEFLDTSLKGAKFPYINSNVYVDDKDKNPNNDKNMYTPYEILERTFKDENGKDVKLKVGVIGFVPPQIMQWDKANLEGKVIAKDIVETANKFVPEMKKKGADIIIAVPHSGIGPIEGGPQLENASYQLSKVDGIDAILFGHSHSVFPGPGFDKIPGVDAEKGTINGKPAVMPGFWGNHLGVIDLTLKQEKGKWTVAESATKVVPIYDKANKASLADADKAIVDAVKEDHDKTVEWVRSAVGKTSSPIFSYFALVQDDPSIQIVTNAQKWFVEKNVKGTEYEGIPVLSAGAPFKAGGRNGVSYYSNIPAGTIAIKNVSDLYIYPNTLKAVLVDGATVKEWLERSAGQFNQIDAKKTDEQPLINESFPTYNFDVIDGVTYQIDVTQPSKYAVDGKVANKDANRVKNLSYNGKPVKPEDKFIVVTNNYRASGGGAFPGLDGKNIIIDSPDENRQIVIDYILNQKNIDPAADNNWSFAPVDAKLNVTFTSSPDAKPFAEKLSNIKFINVLESGFAKFSIDLSKPASK is encoded by the coding sequence ATGAAAAAAACGAACAAAAAAATGCTGACTGCTTTTCTCCTCAGCACTTCTTTGGTTGTTGGCGCACTCTCTTTTCCTCTTACTCCTGTAAGCGCGCAAACAGGTTCTGTCCTCAAGCTCCGCCTGTTGGAAACGACAGATATCCACACCAACATCGTTAACTATGACTACTATCAAGACAAAAACACAGACGAGTTTGGCCTAGCAAAAACAGCCACATTGGTCAAAAAAGCAAGAGAAGAAGTGAAAAACAGCATCCTGATCGACAACGGTGACTTGTTGCAAGGAAACCCATTGGGCGACTACGTAGCAAAAATTGACCCGTTGAAAGCTGGAGATACTCACCCTGCTTACAAAGCAATGAACCTGATGGACTATGATGTTGCCAATATCGGTAACCACGAGTTCAACTTTGGTTTGGAGTTCTTGGACACCAGCTTGAAGGGTGCGAAATTCCCTTACATAAACTCCAACGTCTATGTAGACGACAAGGACAAAAACCCGAACAATGATAAAAACATGTACACTCCTTACGAAATTCTGGAGCGTACTTTTAAAGATGAGAACGGCAAAGATGTAAAACTCAAAGTAGGCGTAATCGGTTTTGTTCCGCCACAAATTATGCAATGGGACAAGGCTAACCTGGAAGGAAAAGTAATCGCGAAGGACATCGTGGAAACCGCCAATAAATTCGTTCCTGAAATGAAGAAAAAAGGTGCAGACATCATCATCGCGGTTCCTCACTCCGGAATTGGCCCGATAGAGGGTGGTCCTCAATTGGAGAACGCAAGCTACCAGCTGAGTAAAGTCGATGGTATCGACGCGATCCTGTTCGGACATTCCCACTCCGTATTCCCTGGTCCTGGATTCGATAAAATTCCAGGCGTTGATGCAGAAAAAGGAACGATCAACGGTAAACCAGCCGTTATGCCTGGCTTCTGGGGTAATCACCTCGGCGTGATCGACCTGACGCTGAAACAAGAAAAAGGCAAATGGACAGTGGCTGAGTCCGCTACAAAAGTAGTTCCGATCTATGACAAAGCGAACAAAGCATCCTTGGCTGATGCAGACAAAGCTATCGTAGATGCAGTAAAAGAAGATCACGATAAAACAGTTGAATGGGTTCGTTCTGCTGTAGGGAAAACATCTTCCCCGATCTTCAGCTACTTTGCACTTGTACAAGATGACCCATCTATCCAAATCGTAACCAATGCACAAAAATGGTTCGTAGAGAAAAACGTGAAGGGTACAGAATACGAAGGCATTCCAGTTCTGTCTGCTGGTGCACCATTTAAAGCAGGCGGCCGTAACGGAGTAAGCTACTACTCCAATATCCCAGCTGGTACAATCGCCATCAAAAACGTATCTGACCTGTACATCTACCCGAACACATTGAAAGCAGTTTTAGTCGATGGAGCTACGGTGAAAGAATGGTTGGAACGCTCTGCTGGACAGTTCAACCAAATCGATGCGAAGAAAACCGATGAGCAACCACTCATCAACGAGTCTTTCCCAACGTACAACTTTGATGTAATCGATGGCGTTACTTATCAAATCGATGTTACACAGCCATCCAAATACGCTGTAGATGGAAAAGTAGCAAACAAAGATGCAAACCGCGTGAAAAACCTGTCTTATAACGGCAAACCAGTAAAACCTGAAGACAAATTCATCGTTGTAACCAACAACTACCGTGCAAGCGGCGGCGGTGCGTTCCCAGGTCTGGATGGCAAAAACATCATAATCGATTCTCCAGATGAAAACCGTCAAATCGTAATCGACTACATCCTGAACCAAAAGAATATCGACCCAGCAGCAGACAACAATTGGTCTTTTGCTCCAGTAGATGCGAAGCTGAATGTTACATTCACTTCTTCTCCTGACGCGAAACCATTTGCTGAAAAATTGTCCAATATCAAGTTCATCAACGTATTGGAATCTGGGTTTGCGAAATTCTCTATTGATCTGTCCAAGCCTGCTTCCAAGTAA
- a CDS encoding BofC C-terminal domain-containing protein encodes MTEKKTWMVYATWGAALATGVVVGILLVGKDENDSGLARFLNYTGKADVVAGNSYELVLARHYLCGVREEEHVSVHTEQLADVMGNYHGWEIVQAEPVKMILMKREQDIAPACKENGHIGIAADGMLTLFHGLPAEQDVVQTFYRIDTAKMEASLPKEEWENLKRGIRIRNLAEYNSVLSTYGEYQWSGQ; translated from the coding sequence GTGACTGAGAAGAAAACATGGATGGTCTATGCGACATGGGGTGCAGCTTTAGCCACAGGCGTTGTAGTCGGTATCCTGTTAGTAGGAAAGGACGAAAATGATTCGGGCCTTGCTCGTTTCCTAAACTATACAGGCAAAGCGGATGTAGTAGCAGGTAATTCGTACGAACTGGTTTTAGCTCGCCACTATTTGTGTGGGGTGCGAGAGGAAGAACATGTGTCTGTTCATACCGAGCAACTGGCAGACGTTATGGGTAACTATCATGGATGGGAAATTGTACAAGCAGAACCTGTCAAGATGATCTTGATGAAACGCGAGCAGGATATAGCGCCAGCGTGCAAGGAGAATGGACATATCGGAATAGCTGCGGACGGCATGCTTACTCTCTTTCATGGTCTGCCTGCTGAGCAAGATGTCGTGCAAACGTTTTATCGAATCGATACTGCGAAAATGGAAGCGAGTCTGCCAAAAGAGGAATGGGAGAATCTGAAACGTGGGATTCGCATTCGGAATTTGGCAGAGTATAACAGCGTATTGTCCACCTATGGCGAATACCAATGGAGTGGCCAATGA
- the ruvC gene encoding crossover junction endodeoxyribonuclease RuvC — MRILGIDPGIAIVGFGVVDKEGSQLRPVQYGSIQTEAGLPVPLRLKQIFEAMQSLLETYRPDEMSVEKLFFNKNVTTAFTVGQARGVIILAAELAGVPVYEYTPMQVKQAVTGYGGAEKKQIQEMTKLLLRLKEVPKPDDVADALGIAITHAQFRAFISISEGVKK, encoded by the coding sequence ATGCGCATTTTAGGAATTGACCCTGGTATTGCGATTGTTGGCTTCGGGGTTGTGGATAAAGAGGGCAGCCAATTGCGTCCCGTCCAATACGGAAGCATTCAGACAGAAGCAGGATTGCCAGTGCCACTTAGATTAAAACAGATTTTTGAGGCAATGCAGAGCCTTTTGGAAACATATCGTCCCGATGAAATGTCCGTCGAAAAACTTTTCTTTAATAAAAACGTGACGACGGCCTTTACAGTTGGTCAAGCGCGAGGGGTTATTATACTTGCGGCAGAGCTGGCTGGTGTGCCGGTCTATGAATATACCCCGATGCAGGTCAAGCAAGCCGTGACTGGATACGGGGGAGCAGAGAAGAAGCAAATACAGGAAATGACGAAGCTCCTATTGCGGTTAAAAGAAGTACCAAAGCCTGACGACGTGGCGGACGCATTGGGCATTGCTATTACGCACGCACAGTTTCGCGCGTTCATTTCCATTTCGGAAGGGGTCAAGAAATGA
- the ruvA gene encoding Holliday junction branch migration protein RuvA: protein MIDFVEGTLSYLDSEYIVIETGGIGYRLFCPNPYQFVRYEGSKTKLFTHHHVREDAILLYGFATRDERDLFRKLLDVSGIGPKGGLAILAAATPEQLVMAVQQENVTYLTKFPGIGKKTAQRIILDLKDKLVGYTPSAILTVAAGDLTAGEQAVSALNEALDALTALGYSDGELQKIRNTLSEKSKEGDGVEKLIKQGLALLMRG, encoded by the coding sequence ATGATTGATTTTGTAGAAGGTACACTTAGTTATCTCGATTCGGAATACATAGTTATCGAAACCGGCGGAATTGGTTATCGACTGTTCTGTCCAAATCCGTACCAATTCGTTCGATATGAAGGCAGCAAAACCAAATTGTTTACCCACCACCACGTACGGGAAGATGCTATTCTGCTGTACGGTTTTGCTACCCGTGACGAACGTGATTTGTTCCGCAAGCTGCTTGATGTTAGCGGAATCGGTCCAAAGGGCGGATTGGCGATTTTGGCTGCGGCGACTCCCGAGCAGCTGGTGATGGCGGTTCAACAGGAGAATGTTACCTATTTGACGAAATTTCCGGGGATTGGGAAAAAGACTGCCCAGCGCATTATCCTCGATTTGAAGGATAAATTGGTAGGGTACACACCATCTGCGATTTTGACTGTTGCAGCGGGTGATTTGACAGCAGGCGAGCAAGCTGTGTCTGCACTGAACGAAGCACTCGATGCATTGACCGCACTGGGTTACTCTGATGGTGAACTGCAAAAAATCAGAAACACGCTGTCTGAGAAATCAAAAGAGGGCGATGGTGTAGAAAAGCTCATCAAACAAGGGCTTGCGTTGCTCATGAGGGGGTAG
- the ruvB gene encoding Holliday junction branch migration DNA helicase RuvB produces the protein MDSRIITTHMNWEEDAAELSLRPRYLNEYIGQQHVKENLKIFIEAAKMRKESLDHVLLYGPPGLGKTTLSQIIANELGVNIRTTSGPAIERPGDLAAILTNLQEGDVLFIDEIHRLNRSVEEVLYPAMEDFALDIIIGKGPSARSVRLDLPPFTLVGATTRAGMLSAPLRDRFGVVNRLEFYTVPELTFIVSRAADILQVVIREGGAEEIARRSRGTPRVSNRLLKRVRDFAQVKGEGVITTEIAKEALERLQVDACGLDHIDHKLLLAIIDRFDGGPVGLDTIAATIGEESQTVEDVCEPYLMQIGFMQRTPRGRVLTPSAYQHFGREMKS, from the coding sequence TTGGATTCTCGGATCATCACGACGCATATGAATTGGGAAGAAGATGCGGCGGAGCTGAGCCTCCGTCCTCGCTATTTAAACGAGTACATCGGTCAACAGCACGTGAAGGAAAACCTGAAAATTTTTATTGAAGCAGCGAAAATGCGGAAAGAGTCGTTGGATCACGTATTGCTGTACGGTCCGCCTGGTCTGGGGAAGACGACCCTTTCGCAAATTATCGCAAATGAGCTAGGTGTGAATATCCGCACGACTTCTGGTCCAGCAATTGAGCGGCCGGGTGATTTGGCGGCGATTTTGACGAATTTGCAAGAAGGGGATGTCCTGTTTATCGACGAGATTCACAGGCTCAACCGAAGCGTAGAGGAAGTTTTGTATCCGGCTATGGAGGATTTTGCGCTGGACATCATTATCGGTAAAGGGCCAAGTGCTCGCAGTGTTCGTTTGGATTTGCCGCCATTTACATTGGTCGGGGCCACGACGCGAGCTGGTATGCTGTCGGCGCCGCTTCGAGATCGCTTTGGGGTTGTAAATCGCCTGGAGTTTTATACAGTTCCGGAACTGACCTTCATCGTTTCACGGGCAGCCGACATCCTGCAGGTTGTCATTCGAGAAGGCGGAGCAGAGGAGATTGCCAGACGTTCACGGGGAACACCCCGGGTATCAAACCGTTTGCTGAAGCGAGTTCGCGATTTTGCCCAAGTAAAAGGCGAAGGCGTCATTACGACAGAGATTGCCAAAGAAGCGCTGGAAAGATTGCAAGTCGATGCCTGCGGTCTCGATCATATCGACCATAAACTATTGCTAGCGATTATTGATCGCTTTGACGGTGGTCCGGTTGGACTGGATACGATCGCAGCAACAATCGGAGAAGAGTCACAAACGGTAGAAGATGTTTGCGAACCATATCTCATGCAGATTGGCTTCATGCAGCGGACGCCGCGGGGGCGTGTTCTCACCCCGAGTGCGTACCAACACTTTGGTCGGGAGATGAAATCGTGA
- a CDS encoding DUF2905 domain-containing protein, which yields MNPVAKLLIISGAALIVIGLLWQVGGRFLPLGRLPGDIVVEKENVKFYFPIVTCIVISIVLSLGMYLFRLFK from the coding sequence GTGAATCCTGTAGCCAAGCTACTTATTATTAGTGGTGCTGCTTTAATCGTAATCGGTCTTTTGTGGCAGGTAGGAGGCAGATTTTTGCCGCTGGGGCGTTTGCCGGGAGATATCGTGGTAGAAAAGGAAAACGTCAAGTTCTACTTTCCGATTGTGACTTGTATTGTGATTAGCATCGTTTTGTCTCTTGGCATGTATTTATTCCGACTGTTTAAATAG
- a CDS encoding SpoIID/LytB domain-containing protein: protein MDDMRKKWMGKVLSVGLLSVVLVGGQVPAQAAGDDIRVALFVDTGQGYRGVVPSVTLTAENGMEVVLNGPEGKTDLPELKGDATRYRVDEYHLIVAETGDWNRAQQIAQQMSQRKYEGSIQVAKRNGQTVYQVVSGTYDTYQAAANQAKTVAQVIGQNPLVKGPHRLEAGKFKSLQEAEQWQASFEAAGIPAYPVMVSDGDKVKYAVWIGDEVSPEAVKELKRRANAAIPSFSYQEPDSQSYVILKQDVYGSPDEVIWKYVFSPQVKLTVEANKAGDESVIGVVEREQRTYRGEMELSEYNGHLTLVNELPMEEYLYGVVGSEMAPGWPMEALKTQAVLSRTRAVWQGNKYGVANVSDTVFEQAYYGYTKESDDVRKAVDETEGEIIYYQGKPAESLFYSNAGGMTADGTEVWGNPVPYLRSVESKDTYPMDNASVWYRVALADGTLGYVRNDLVTETGQSNSEGKRIAVISTENTNLRSGPSTTTHRVLSVLPTGAEVTILSEVKEENAYSWTRGPFTSTEVAAMINAAHDKNKAPRISGNVTSLKVTERGPSGRVIAMEANGKSIVVSSPDAFRSVFQQGGSPLRSTKFEVEMVNGSQFIFRGTGFGHGLGVSQYGARAMAEEGYDYKDILQHYYQDVTIEK from the coding sequence ATGGACGACATGAGAAAGAAATGGATGGGGAAAGTCCTTTCGGTGGGCCTGCTATCAGTAGTTCTCGTAGGAGGACAAGTACCAGCGCAGGCAGCCGGCGACGATATTAGAGTTGCGCTATTTGTGGATACAGGACAAGGCTATCGGGGAGTAGTTCCTTCCGTTACGCTGACGGCTGAAAATGGAATGGAAGTCGTACTCAATGGACCCGAGGGCAAGACAGATTTACCCGAATTAAAAGGAGATGCAACTCGTTACCGGGTTGATGAATATCATTTGATCGTTGCCGAAACTGGTGACTGGAATCGCGCACAGCAGATTGCACAGCAAATGAGCCAACGAAAATACGAGGGCTCCATCCAGGTGGCAAAGCGCAACGGCCAGACCGTCTATCAGGTCGTAAGCGGGACGTATGACACGTATCAGGCTGCTGCCAATCAGGCAAAAACGGTTGCCCAAGTAATCGGGCAGAATCCGCTGGTAAAAGGTCCACATCGACTCGAAGCGGGTAAATTCAAAAGCTTACAGGAAGCAGAACAATGGCAAGCGTCATTTGAAGCAGCGGGTATTCCTGCTTATCCCGTGATGGTATCAGATGGGGATAAAGTCAAATATGCGGTATGGATCGGCGACGAGGTTAGTCCAGAAGCTGTGAAAGAATTGAAACGAAGAGCAAACGCCGCAATTCCTTCTTTCTCCTATCAGGAGCCAGACAGTCAATCTTATGTTATATTGAAGCAGGATGTATACGGATCACCGGATGAAGTGATTTGGAAGTATGTATTCTCTCCTCAAGTAAAGCTGACTGTCGAAGCGAATAAAGCAGGCGATGAATCGGTGATTGGCGTTGTGGAGCGAGAGCAGCGCACCTATCGCGGTGAGATGGAGCTATCGGAATACAATGGTCACTTGACGCTAGTAAATGAGCTTCCTATGGAAGAGTATCTGTATGGAGTCGTTGGCTCTGAAATGGCTCCGGGCTGGCCGATGGAAGCATTGAAAACACAGGCAGTCCTGTCGAGAACTCGTGCTGTATGGCAAGGAAATAAGTATGGAGTTGCCAATGTATCAGACACGGTTTTCGAACAGGCGTACTATGGCTATACAAAAGAGTCTGATGATGTACGTAAGGCCGTCGACGAGACAGAAGGCGAAATCATTTACTACCAAGGCAAACCAGCCGAGTCACTTTTCTATTCCAATGCTGGCGGCATGACTGCTGACGGCACAGAAGTATGGGGCAATCCAGTTCCTTATTTGCGCTCTGTCGAGAGTAAAGACACCTATCCAATGGACAATGCGAGCGTATGGTACCGCGTGGCTTTAGCAGATGGAACGCTTGGCTATGTAAGAAATGATCTGGTAACTGAAACAGGCCAGAGCAATTCAGAGGGAAAAAGAATCGCGGTCATTTCGACCGAGAATACCAATTTGCGCTCAGGTCCAAGTACAACGACGCATCGTGTGTTGTCCGTACTCCCTACTGGTGCAGAAGTAACGATCCTCTCAGAAGTAAAAGAAGAAAATGCATATTCGTGGACGCGTGGTCCGTTTACCTCTACAGAGGTTGCAGCTATGATCAATGCCGCGCATGACAAGAACAAAGCTCCGCGCATTTCAGGAAACGTAACGAGCCTGAAAGTGACAGAACGCGGTCCATCTGGACGTGTGATCGCGATGGAAGCAAACGGGAAATCGATCGTCGTTTCTTCACCGGATGCTTTCCGTTCTGTATTTCAACAAGGTGGCTCCCCTCTGCGCAGCACGAAGTTTGAAGTAGAAATGGTCAATGGCTCGCAATTCATCTTCCGAGGCACTGGCTTTGGGCATGGACTTGGTGTTTCGCAATACGGAGCTCGTGCAATGGCAGAGGAAGGGTATGACTACAAAGATATCTTGCAACACTACTACCAGGATGTGACAATCGAAAAGTAA
- the queA gene encoding tRNA preQ1(34) S-adenosylmethionine ribosyltransferase-isomerase QueA, whose translation MDVQQFDFDLPEHLIAQHPLEDRTSSRLLVLEKQTGNIVHQQFTNLIDHLQAGDVLVMNDSRVLPARLIGEKADTGAKIEILLLKSLGDDRWETLVKPGKRMKPGTEVVFGNGLLRCVCEDVTETGGRIVRFLYEGIFYEILDQLGSMPLPPYIHAQLEDSERYQTVYAKERGSAAAPTAGLHFTKPYLEQIAAKGVQLAYVTLHVGLGTFRPVSADSVEEHVMHAEYYEIPEETAELVNQAKAEGRRVIAVGTTSCRTLETVGRANGGKLVATSGWTDIFIYPGYTFSILDGLLTNFHLPKSTLVMLVSALAGKENVMRAYKTAVEEEYRFFSFGDAMFIL comes from the coding sequence GTGGACGTGCAACAATTTGATTTTGATTTGCCGGAGCATTTGATTGCCCAGCACCCGCTAGAAGACCGAACTTCATCGAGATTGCTCGTGTTAGAGAAACAAACAGGCAATATCGTTCATCAGCAATTTACCAATTTAATCGATCATCTCCAAGCAGGGGACGTACTCGTCATGAATGACAGCCGCGTTTTACCTGCCAGACTGATTGGAGAGAAGGCTGACACTGGTGCGAAAATAGAAATCCTTTTGTTGAAATCACTTGGTGACGATCGCTGGGAAACGCTGGTGAAGCCCGGGAAGCGGATGAAGCCGGGGACAGAAGTGGTTTTTGGTAACGGTCTATTGCGTTGTGTTTGTGAAGACGTGACAGAGACTGGTGGACGAATCGTGCGCTTTTTGTACGAGGGAATTTTTTATGAAATTCTCGACCAATTAGGCTCGATGCCTTTGCCTCCGTATATTCACGCACAACTGGAGGACAGTGAACGTTACCAGACAGTCTATGCGAAGGAGCGCGGTTCAGCAGCAGCTCCGACAGCCGGCCTCCATTTCACGAAGCCATACTTGGAGCAAATCGCTGCAAAAGGCGTACAGCTTGCTTACGTGACACTGCATGTGGGACTTGGGACTTTTCGCCCTGTATCAGCGGATTCCGTAGAAGAACATGTCATGCACGCGGAGTACTATGAGATTCCTGAGGAAACAGCAGAGCTGGTGAACCAGGCAAAAGCAGAAGGTAGAAGAGTAATCGCTGTCGGGACGACATCCTGCCGCACATTGGAGACAGTAGGACGCGCGAATGGAGGAAAGCTGGTCGCAACCTCTGGTTGGACGGATATTTTCATTTACCCGGGCTACACGTTTTCCATCCTGGACGGGCTCCTGACAAACTTCCATTTGCCGAAGTCTACGCTTGTCATGCTAGTCAGTGCTTTGGCTGGGAAAGAGAATGTGATGCGTGCCTACAAAACGGCTGTGGAAGAGGAGTATCGCTTCTTCAGTTTTGGCGATGCGATGTTTATTTTATAA
- the tgt gene encoding tRNA guanosine(34) transglycosylase Tgt: MAVRYELIKTCKQTGARLGKLHTPHGTIDTPVFMPVGTQATVKTMSPEELKAIGAGIILSNTYHLFLRPGHEIVREAGGLHGFMNWDRAILTDSGGFQVFSLSNLRKITEEGVSFRSHLNGEKLFIGPEEATQIQNALGADIFMAFDECAPYPAEYDYVKKSMERTTRWAERCLKAHTRPNEQALFGIVQGGMFNDLRAQSARDLVSMDFPGYAIGGLSVGEPFPLMYEVLEHTVPLLPTSKARYLMGVGSPDALIEGAIRGIDMFDCVLPTRIARNGTCMTSQGRLVIRNAKYARDFTPLDPNCDCYTCKNYTRAYIRHLVKSEETFGIRLTTYHNLHFLVKLMEQVRQAIAEDRLQDFRDQFFAQYGLGEDRSF, translated from the coding sequence TTGGCTGTACGCTACGAGTTAATCAAAACATGCAAACAAACTGGTGCACGTCTCGGTAAGCTACATACCCCTCATGGGACGATTGACACCCCTGTCTTTATGCCTGTCGGTACACAAGCGACAGTAAAGACGATGAGCCCCGAGGAGTTAAAAGCGATTGGCGCGGGCATCATCCTCAGTAATACCTACCATTTGTTTCTACGTCCAGGGCATGAAATTGTTCGGGAGGCAGGCGGACTTCACGGCTTTATGAATTGGGACCGTGCGATTCTGACTGATTCCGGCGGTTTTCAAGTGTTTAGCCTTAGTAACCTCCGCAAGATCACGGAGGAAGGAGTATCCTTCCGTTCCCACCTAAACGGCGAAAAGCTGTTTATTGGTCCTGAAGAGGCTACACAGATTCAAAACGCGTTGGGTGCTGATATTTTTATGGCATTCGATGAGTGTGCTCCTTATCCTGCGGAGTACGATTACGTAAAAAAATCAATGGAGCGAACAACCCGCTGGGCAGAGCGTTGTCTGAAGGCGCATACTCGTCCAAACGAACAAGCGTTGTTTGGAATCGTTCAGGGTGGTATGTTCAACGATTTACGCGCACAAAGTGCTCGCGATCTCGTTTCCATGGATTTCCCAGGATACGCGATCGGCGGTTTGAGCGTGGGAGAACCGTTTCCTTTGATGTACGAAGTGCTGGAGCATACCGTTCCACTGCTTCCGACAAGCAAAGCCCGCTATTTGATGGGGGTTGGTTCGCCAGATGCTCTTATCGAGGGAGCAATCCGCGGCATCGACATGTTTGATTGTGTGTTGCCGACACGAATTGCCCGCAATGGGACATGCATGACAAGCCAGGGAAGATTGGTCATCCGCAATGCAAAATACGCGCGAGACTTTACCCCACTTGATCCAAATTGCGATTGCTACACCTGCAAAAATTACACACGTGCTTACATCCGACACCTGGTCAAGTCGGAGGAAACCTTTGGAATCCGATTAACTACCTACCATAACCTGCACTTCTTGGTGAAGTTAATGGAACAGGTGCGTCAGGCGATTGCCGAAGACCGCTTGCAAGATTTCCGCGACCAGTTTTTCGCTCAATATGGATTGGGTGAAGATAGATCTTTTTAA
- the yajC gene encoding preprotein translocase subunit YajC has translation MEGLTQFLPIIIMFAIFYFLLIRPQQKKAKQRNAMLGALKKGDKIVTIGGVHGTIQDLSDDTITLRIAHNVNVTFDRGAINSVVSSSNEPAKSEPAKIEEAKEESK, from the coding sequence ATGGAAGGCTTGACTCAGTTTTTACCGATTATCATCATGTTTGCGATTTTTTACTTCTTGCTGATTCGTCCGCAACAAAAGAAGGCAAAACAACGCAACGCTATGCTTGGTGCTCTGAAAAAAGGCGACAAGATCGTAACAATCGGTGGAGTGCATGGAACGATCCAAGACCTGTCTGATGATACTATCACTTTGCGTATTGCTCACAACGTAAACGTTACGTTCGATCGTGGTGCGATCAACAGCGTAGTTTCTTCCAGCAACGAACCTGCAAAGAGTGAACCAGCAAAGATCGAAGAAGCAAAAGAAGAATCCAAATAA